The Setaria italica strain Yugu1 chromosome IX, Setaria_italica_v2.0, whole genome shotgun sequence genome has a window encoding:
- the LOC101758120 gene encoding heavy metal-associated isoprenylated plant protein 9, which produces MAPVVLSMDVHCDSCAKKIRKAVMKVPGAESVTASFETGLVVVEGPADATALRARLQAMTKKDVKVVSDGAEENGEAAGAGAGSASAYTYPATPILLEMELHCRSCADRVERRVMEIPGVDAVTTDVPARRVKVTGTADASVVATSLEVRMRKPVRVVSDPQRPDVVPGYDHEWRKAAAARAAAQEMQEMYGAATTHVVPQEASVMDDASCSLSSLLLSAPPPGCRLRACQPAPSPPAPSSSYGAPPPQAGYWYPEPPGGVYGGQHWAAPAPAPLSGGFYMHRGELFGQQWPAYPPPAPEPEDYYPYGGQQDLNPGSCSIQ; this is translated from the exons ATGGCGCCCGTCGTCCTCTCCATGGACGTGCACTGCGACAGCTGCGCGAAGAAGATCCGGAAAGCCGTCATGAAGGTGCCTG GGGCGGAGAGCGTGACTGCGTCCTTCGAGACCGGGCTCGTGGTGGTCGAGGGCCCGGCCGACGCGACGGCGCTCAGGGCGCGGCTCCAAGCCATGACGAAGAAGGACGTCAAGGTCGTGAGCGACGGCGCGGAGGAGAAtggggaggcggccggcgccggcgccggcagcgctAGCGCCTACACTTATCCGGCGACGCCCATCCTCCTGGAGATGGAGCTGCACTGCCGGTCCTGCGCCGACAGGGTCGAGAGACGCGTGATGGAGATCCCAG GCGTGGACGCCGTCACCACGGACGTGCCGGCGCGCCGGGTGAAGGTCACCGGGACGGCCGACGCATCGGTGGTGGCGACGAGCCTCGAGGTCAGGATGAGGAAGCCCGTCAGGGTCGTCAGCGACCCCCAGAGGCCAGACGTCGTCCCCGGGTACGACCACGAGTGGCggaaggcggccgcggcgcgagcggcggcgcaggagatGCAGGAGATGTATGGGGCGGCGACGACGCACGTCGTGCCGCAGGAGGCGTCGGTTATGGACGACGCCAGCTGCAGCCTCTCGTCACTGTTGTTGTCGGCACCGCCTCCTGGGTGCCGGCTACGCGCCTGTCAGCCAGCTCCGTCTCCGCCTGCGCCGTCTTCGTCGTACGGTGCACCTCCGCCGCAGGCCGGCTACTGGTACCCGGAACCACCGGGAGGAGTGTACGGCGGGCAACactgggcggcgccggcgcccgccccaCTGTCGGGAGGCTTCTATATGCATCGAGGAGAATTGTTCGGACAGCAGTGGCCGGCGTACCCACCGCCGGCGCCAGAGCCGGAGGACTACTATCCGTACGGCGGACAACAGGATCTGAACCCTGGCAGTTGCTCAATCCAGTGA